From a single Nicotiana tabacum cultivar K326 chromosome 8, ASM71507v2, whole genome shotgun sequence genomic region:
- the LOC107788486 gene encoding protein SMALL AUXIN UP-REGULATED RNA 51-like, producing MSKGRKKGKKNNSGIVNLKVLVQKSLLLGKKLPSDDYFDEWENDVPEDVKEGHFAVVAAEDDEVKRFVVPLSCLTHPSFLRLLEQAAEEYGFDHEGALTVPCRPSEMERILALIYTDFSRLTLVA from the coding sequence ATGTCAAAGGgtagaaaaaaagggaagaaaaataaCAGTGGGATAGTGAATCTGAAAGTATTGGTACAAAAGAGTCTTCTATTAGGGAAGAAATTACCGTCCGATGATTATTTCGACGAGTGGGAAAACGACGTGCCGGAGGACGTGAAGGAAGGGCATTTCGCCGTTGTTGCGGCGGAAGATGATGAAGTGAAGAGATTTGTGGTTCCATTGAGTTGCTTAACACACCCTTCATTTTTGAGGCTATTGGAACAAGCTGCTGAGGAATATGGTTTTGATCATGAAGGTGCACTTACTGTACCATGCAGGCCAAGTGAAATGGAGAGAATTTTGGCGCTTATATATACCGACTTCTCTCGTCTCACCTTAGTAGCATAA